The DNA region CCCGCGGGGCTCATCGAAAGCCCGTGGTGGCGCGAGTCGTTGACCCAGGTCGTGCGGTCTTCGCTGGTGTTCGGGTTCTTCGGCAGCGTCTTCGACCGCGTGATCCGGTCGGTGGCGACGTCGTATTCGAGGAGACCGTTGAAGAAGGACACCTGGAAGTACAGCTTCGACTCGTCCGGGGTGAAGGCCACCGGCCGGACGGCGTCGGAGAGGTCCTTGCGCCCGAAAGCGTCCAAGCGCTCACGCATGTCGATCACCTTGACCTGCTGGAAGGTCTTCGCGTCGACCACGGTGAGTTTCCGGTCGCCCTTGGTGAAGTCCTGCCACGGCGCGTCGAGCGCGGTGTTCACTTCGCCGATCGAGCTGTTCCAGAGGTACCGGCCGCCGTCGGTGTAGGTGTTCTCGTGCGGTTTGTCGCCGGTCTTGAACGAGCCGAGCTGCCGTCCGGTCTCGATGTCGAGCACGTGGACGGTGTTCGACGTCGAGGCCGACACCGCGATGCTGCGTCCGTCCGGCGACACCGCCATGTGGTCGGAGCGGAAACCCGACACCGGGAACCGCCAGTTGACGCCGCCGGTGGCGAGGTCGATCGACACGACGTCGGCGAAACTCGGGCGGGACGCGACCACCGCGCGGCCGTCCGGGGTGGTGTAGAGGTCGTCGACGAGCTGGTCGTGTCCCTCGCCGACGCCGTTGCGGATGCCGAGGAAGAACGCGAGCTTGATCGGGTTCAGGTAGATCTCGGTGAGCCGCTCGTCCTTGTCCGGCACCATGTTCACGCGCGCGATCTTGGCGTAGTCGCCGGAGGGCGCGATGACGTCCGCGGTCCCTTCCCAGTTGTTGCCCACGAACAGCACCTGCCGCAGGCCGTCTTGCGCCGCGGCGGCGGGCGCCGAGCCCAGTGCCGCGGCGACGCAGGTCACGAGGACGGTGTTCAGCAGCCGGCGTTTCCGCATCACGCGCACCTTTCGGCGAGGGCCTGTTACCTTTCGGTAGCTCACAGGAAACCAACCGGCCGGACACCCTCGGTAGGGGACGGTCGCCAAGGACCGCCGGTTTCGTTGTGCACCGGGCACAATCCGCGCGGGAAGGCGGTGGCGATGGCGCACCGGTCGCTCCACGACGTGCTGGCCGCGATGGCCGCCGACGCCGACGTCGTCGACGAAGTGGTCCGGGCCGCCCGCACGGAGTCACCGGAGGTGGCGACCCTGCCGGTAAGCGAGAACCGGCGGCACGTCGCGATCGTGCTCGCCGCCGGGCTCGCCTCCTTCGACCGGCCAGGTGGGGCCGGGGAGCAGGACTACGCCGCGGCCGCCGTGCTCGGCGCGGACAGGGCCGCGCAGGGTGTCCCGCTCGCCGCGCTGCTGCGCGGGGTGCAGGCGGGCCGCAGCCGCGCGGTGGAGATCGCCGTCGAACGCGGCAAGGCGGCCGGGGTGTCGGACGACGTCATGCTGGCGGCGCTGGTCGACTTCGACCGGAACACGCGCGCGCTCGAACGGCAGGTCATCGCCGGCTATCACGAGGCCGAACTCGAACTCACCCGGACGGTGCACGACAGCCGCGCCCGGGTGCTGCGGCGGCTGCTGGGCGGCGACACGGCGGCGCCCTCGGCCGAGGAGGTCGCGAACGCCGGGCTGAACCCGGGCGGGCGTTACCACTGCCTGCTTTCCGACGTCGGCGATCCGTACCAGGCGCGCGTCGTCGAGCGGCGGCTCGGCGCGACGGGCGGCGTCTTCGGTCTGGTCGACGGGCGGCTGACCGGGCTGGCGCCCCGGCTTCCCGCCCCGTCGGCGCTCGGGGACGACGTCCTCATGGTGGTCTCCCCCGCCGTCCCGCTCGCGGAGGTCCGCGGGATGCACGCGCTGTGCGTGATGGCGCTGCCGACGGCCGCGCGGTCCCGCGGTCTGCACGCGGTGGCCGATCTGGCCGTCGAGACCGCGCTCGCCGCCCAGCCGGGGCTCGCCGCGCTGCTCGGTGACACCCTGCTGAGCGCGCTGACACCGGGCGACGACTTCCACGAGCAACTCGTCTCGACGGCGCTGGCCTACCTCGATCACGGGCGGCGGCTCGACCAGACGGCCGCGGCGCTGCACGTCCACGCGAACACCGTGCGGTACCGGCTCGCCCGGCTCGGCGAGATCACCGGGGCGTCGCTCGACCCGCCGGAAGACGACGGCGGCACGCATGTGCGGCACACCGTCGGCTGGTGGTGGGCGCTGCGCACCTGGCGATCGGGCTGAACCTCCGGGCCCCGCCGTCCGTGTAACCCGGTGAAGGCTGTCCACCCGGAAGGAACCCGCCTTGTCGGTTTTCACGCGCCCCGCCCTCGTGGGCCTGCCCGGCGACCGGACGGCCGCCCGCGACATCGCGTCCAGCGCGGTGACCACCCTGTCCGCCGTTCTCGTGCTGTTCGCGCTGCTCGCGCCGAACGACCTCGACGCGCTGACCCCCGCGGCGTTCGTGCGCTTGCCGGTGGAGGCGCTGCTCGGAGTGGCGGTGGTGCTCATGCTGCGCGACGGCGCCCGGCGGATCGTCGCGGTGTCGGCCGGCGCGCTCCTCGGGCTGCTGACCGTGTTCAAGGCCATCGACATCGGATTCGGGCTCGCGCTCGACCGGCGGTTCAACCCGGTTTTCGACTGGGGCGTGCTCGGCAACGGCGTCGACCTGCTCGGCACGTCGATCGGCCGGGCGGGCGCGATCGCGTCGTTCGCCGGGCTGACGCTGCTCGCGGTGGTGGTGATCGTGCTGATGGCGCTGGCCGTGCAGCGGTTGAGCCGGGTCGTGGCCGGGCGGCGCACGGCGTCGACCAGGGTGACGGCCGTGCTCAGCGTGGTCTGGATGGTGTGCGCGGTCTCCGGCGCGCAGCTCGCTCCGGGACAGCCCCTCGCTTCGCGCAGCGCGGTGGCCTTCGCCTACGACGACCTCCGCCAGGTTCGGGCCGGTATCCGGGACAGGCAGGCCTTCGCCGAGGAAGTCGCCGTCGACGCCTTCCGTGACACGCCGTCTTCCGGACTGCTGAACGCGTTGCGCGGCAAGGACGTGCTGTTCACCTTCATCGAGAGCTACGGCCGGGTGGCCGTCCAGGACTCGGACATCGCGCCCAAGGTCGACGCGGTCCTCGACGCCGGGACCGCGCGGCTGAAGAACTCCGGATACGGCTCGCGCAGCGCGTTCCTGACGTCGCCGACGACGAGCGCGGGCAGCTGGCTGGCGCATTCCACGTTCCAATCCGGGGTGTGGGTCGACAGCCAGCACCGCTACGACGACTTCGTGAAGACCGACCGATTCACCCTCGGCGGCGCGTTCAAACGCGCGGGCTGGCAGACCGTCGGTGTCGTCCCGGCGCACACCGAGGACTGGCCGGAGGGCAAGGTCTACGGCTACGACCGCTACTACGACTCTCGAAACATCGGGTACCGCGGCCCGCCGTTCTCCTACGCCACGATGCCGGACCAGTTCACGCTTTCGGCTTTCCAGCGCGCCGAACGCGATCGGAACCGCCCGCCGCTCATGGCGGAGATCGACCTCGTCACCAGTCACTGGCCGTGGACACCGCTCCCCCGCACGGTCGACTGGGCCGCCGTCGGCGACGGATCCATCTACAACCCCATGCCCTCGCAAGGGAAAACGCCCGAAGAGGTCTTCACCGACCCCGCCAAGGTGCGCGGCGCGTACGGCGACTCGATCGCGTATTCGCTGAACTCGCTCGTCTCGTACGTGGAGACGTACGGCGACGACGACCTCGTCCTCGTGTTCCTGGGCGACCACCAGCCGAACCCGATCGTCGCCGGCGCGGGCGCGGATCACGACGTCCCGATCACCGTGGTCACGCGGGACAAGGCGGTGCTCGACAAGGTCGCGGCCTGGAACTGGCAGGACGGCCTGAACCCGGACCGGAACGCGCCGGTATGGCGAATGGACACGTTCCGGGACCGGTTCCTGACCGCCTTCGCCCGCTAGCCGGTCGCGTCGCGATATCGATCGGCCAGCTCGCGCAAGTAGTCGACCAATTGCGGGGGTTCGGTCACCCGGAAGGGGAGATTGAGCAGTCCCAAGTGGACGGCCATCGTCTCGATGCTGTCCGCGCCGGTGTGCAGCACGCAGGTGTTCGCGTCGACGGCCTCCACCGTCCCGACGGCGGGGTTGATCCGCGCGGTCACCTCTTCGGCGGACGCGTGCACGGTGACGTCGGCCCGGTATCGCCACGCGGCGGACGACACCCCGCGCCGCACGCGGTCCGTGACGTCTTCGGGCAGCTCGCGCGCGGTGAACCGCGGACCGGTCGGGATCCGCGGGGTCAGCCTGTCGACCCGGAAGGTGCGCCAGTCGCCGCGGTCGAGGTCCCAGGCGACCAGATACCAGCGGCGTCCCCAGTTCACCAGGCGATAAGGCTCCGTCTTGCGGACGGTTTCCGAACCGTCGTGGGCCCGGTAGCCGAAGCGCAGCACCTCGCGATCCCGGCAGCAGGCCGTCAGCACGGTGAGCGTCTCGGCGGCGACGCGCGGGCCGGGCTCGTCCCTCGGCACCGGGATCGTGTACGCCTGCAAGGCGTTCACGCGGCGGCGCAACCGGGATGGCAGCACCTGCTCCAGTTTGGCGAGCGCGCGCAAGGACGTCTCCTCGACGCCCGCGATGGTGCCGCCCGCCGCGGTGCGGAGGCCGATCGCGACCGCGACGGCCTCCTCGTCGTCCAGCAGCAGCGGCGGCAGGTCGGCGCCCGCGCCGAGCCGGTAGCCGCCGACGGAACCGCGGGTCGCGTTCACCGGGTACCCGAGCGCGCGGAGGCGCTCGACGTCGTTGCGGATCGTGCGGGCGCTGACCTCCAGGCGTTCCGCCAGTTCGGTGCCGGTCCAGTCGCGGGGCGTCTGCAGCAGGGAGAGCAGACGGAGCAGTCTTGCCGAGGTTTCCAACATTTCTTTAGGCTGCTCCTCCATTAGGAACGGGATGTTCCTAATGGCACTCTACCTTGGTCTTATGAACGCAAACACCGAGATCAAGCCCTTCCGCGTCGAGGTCCCGCAGGCCGAGCTGGACGACCTCGCCGACCGCCTGGCCCGCGTCCGCTGGGCGAACGAACTTCCCGCCGACCAGGTGACCGACGGGGTGCAGCGCGGACCGGTCACGCCGGGCTGGGAGTACGGCGTGCCGCTGGAGTACGTGCGACGGCTGGTCTCGTACTGGCGCGAGGGCTACGACTGGCGCAAGTGGGAGGCGAAGCTCAACGAGTACCCGCAGTTCACCACGGAGATCGACGGGCAGAACATCCACTTCCTGCACGTTCGCTCGCCTGAGCCGGACGCGAAACCGCTGATCCTCACCCACGGCTGGCCGAACTCGGTCTTCGAATACCTCGACCTGATCGACCAGCTGACCGACCCGGTTGCTCACGGGGGCGAGGCGGCGGACGCGTTCCACGTGGTCATCCCGTCGCTGCCCGGGTTCGGCTTCTCCGGCCCGACGCGGGAGAAGGGCTGGAACCGGTACCGCACGGCCCGGGCTTGGGCCGAGCTGATGCGCCGCCTCGGCTACGAGCGCTACGGCACGCACGGGAACGACGCCGGCTCGTTCGTCGCCCCCGAGGTCGGCCGCGTCGACGCCGACCACGTGCTCGGCGTGCACGTCACGCAGCTGTTCTCGTTCCCCAGCGGCGACCCGGCGGAGTTCGAGGGCATGACCGAGAAGGAACTGGAGTACCTGCAGTTCCTCCAGGCCTTCAACGACGACATGTCCGGCTACGCGAAGCTCCAGGAGAGCGCGCCGCAGAACCTCGCGCACGCGCTGGCCGACTCGCCGACCGGGCAACTGGCGTGGAGCGCCCAGCTGCTGTCGGCGACGAGCGACGACCACGTGCTCACCAACGCCACGCTGTACTGGCTGACCAACACCGCGGCTTCGGCGGCGCGGTTCTACTACGAGGACAAGCACACGGAGCACCCCGCCGAGCCGACGACCGCGCCGACCGGGCTGGCGAGTTTCGCCTACGACTTCCGGCCGCTGCGGCGCTTCGCCGAGCGGGACCACGCGAACATCGTTTCGTGGCAGGAATTCGACCGCGGCAGCCACTGGGCGACGCAGGACGCCCCGGACCTGCTCGTCGGCGACATCCGCACCTTCTTCCGCAAGCTTTCCTGAACGCTGCGGCGGGGTGCTGGGGCGCGTCTCGTGAGTGGCAAGGACGGTTAGAACCGTCCTTGCCACTCACGAGGCCCCAGCGCCGTCCAGCACTGCCATGGCCTCCGCGCCCAGCTCCAGCGTGAAGGCCGGCCGGATCGCCTCGTAGTGTTCCCAGGTCCGCGGCCCGATCAGCGGCAGCACGCGCGGCGACGTCTGGCGCAGCAGCCACGCGAGGGCGACCTGGTTCCCGGTCGCCCCCACCTCCCGCGCCACGGCCTCGACGGCGGCCATCCGCGCCTCACCGTCCGCACCGGCGTAGGTCTGCCAGACGGGATGCGCCAGCCGTCGCGCGGAGTCGTCGTAGATCCCGCGCAGGAGCGACGAGTACGCGGCGAGCGCGATGTCTTCGTTGTCCCGCAAGAAGTCGAGCATGTCCCCGGTGGCCAGCGACGCCGAATCGGCCACCGGCCGCAGGTACGAGTGCTGCACCTGGACGGCCACCGGCGCAGCCCAGCCGTGCCGCTCCGCGAGCGCGCGGATCCGTTCCAGACGCCAGGCGCGGACATTGCTCCAGCCGCTCTGCCGCACCTTCCCCGCGCGGACGATCTCGTCGAGCGCGGCGAGCGTCTCCTCCAGCGGGGTCGCCCGGTCGTCGACGTGGATGTAGTACAGATCGATGTGGTCGGTGCCGAGCCGCCGCAGGCTTTCGTCGACACCGCGCCGGATCACGTCACCGCCCGCGCCCTCGAAATGCCGTCCGATGTAGTCCCAGTCCGCGGTGCCGTCGTCGTGGTACCCCTTGCGCGCGCTGTCGGCGTCGGCGACCGCGGCCGACCCCTTCGTCGCGAGGAAGACCTTGTCCCGCCTGCCTTTCAGCAGTTTCCCGAGCAGTTCCTCGCTCTCCCCGCCCGCCGCGCCGGGCACCCACCACGAGTAGCAGTTCGCGGTGTCGAGGAAGTCGCCGCCGTCGTCGAGGTACGCGTCCAGGATCCGCGCCGAGGTCCGCTCGTCGGTGGCGGTGCCCATCGTCATGCACCCGAGCGAGACCTGGCTGACCTTCCGGCCGGTCCGGCCGAGTTCCACCTTTTCCATGGTCTGGACCTTATGCGTGGATCGGTCCGGTACTACAGTCCGCTCACATGACTGAATCCCAGACCAATCTGGCTTGGGACGTGCTTCTCGACCTCTCCGGGCCGGGCCCCAGGCACGAGCGGCTCGCCAGGGCGCTGCGCACCGTGATCCGCGAAGGCACGCTCGGCTCCGGCGCCGCGCTGCCGCCCAGCCGCACCCTCGCCGCGGATCTGGGTTGCTCCCGCTGGGTGATCACGCAGGCGTACGAGCAACTGATCGCGGAGGGCTACCTCGCCGCGCGCACCGGATCGGGCACCGTCGTGCGCTGGTCGGCGTCGGGCGCCGAACCCGCGAAACCCGCCGCGCGCAAGGTGTCGCCGCCCGAGATCGACCTCGCGCCGGGTCTGCCCGATCTGCGGCACTTCCCTCGGACGCGCTGGGCGGAAGCGCTCCGCGAAGTACTCGTGAACGCGCCCCACGGCGAGTTCGGCTACCCCGTCCCGGGCGGGCATCCGCGTCTCCGCGCCGTGCTCGCCGACCACCTCCGCCGCTGCCGGGGTGCGGTCGTCGACGACGTGCGGATCGCGTCCGGCGTCACCGACGCGTTCGGCCGCCTGTGCCGGGCGATGCTCGCGGCCGGGATCACCCGCGTCGCGGCCGAAGACCCCGGCTGGCACATCCTGCGCCGCGTCGCGACACGCGCCGGACTCGACGTCGTCAGCGTCCCGGTCGACGAAGACGGGCTCCGCGTCGAAGAGATCCCTCCCGGCGTCCGCGCCGTCCTCGTCACCCCGGCGCACCAGTTCCCCACCGGCACCGTCCTCTCCCCCGCCCGCCGCGCCGGTCTGCTGGCCTGGGCACGCGAGGCCGACGGCCTGATCATCGAGGACGATTACGACGCCGAGTTCCGCTACGACCGGCGTCCGGTCGGGACGGTGCAGGGGATGGATCCGGCGAGGGTCGCACTGCTCGGGTCGGTCAGCAAGACGCTCAGTCCCGCGCTCGGCCTCGGCTGGTACGCCGTCCCTCCACAGTGGACAGACAGGGTCGAGTCCTCGCCCACTCCGCCGGCGCTGGACCAGTTGGCGTTCGCGGCCTTCCTCGAACGCGGCTCGTACGACCGGCATCTGCGCGCGGCCCGGCGCCGCTACCGCGCCAGGCGCGACGCCCTGGTCGCCGCGCTCGGCCCGCTGCCCCTGTCCGGCGTCGCCGCCGGTCTGCACCTCGTGCTGGGGCTGCCCGGCGGATCCGCCGCCGCGGTAGTGGAACGGGCGGCGGCCAAGGGACTGCGCGTGGCCGACCTCGACGACTACCGCGTGACACCCGGCGAACCCGGGCTGGTCCTCGGCTACGGCAACCTCGCGGACGGTTCCGTCGGCACCGCCGCCCGCCTGCTGCGGGAGGCCATCGCGCGGTGAGGGCTCACTCGGCCATGCGGTGCAGCAGGAAGATCCCGTTCAGCAGCGGCCGGTCGAGCCGCTGCGCGTCGGTCGCCACGTACTCGTCGAGGATGTCGAGGATGCGGTTGTCGAGTTCGGTGGCCTCTTCCGGCGAGAGGTGCAGCGCGAATCGCTCGACCACCCGCACCGAAGCGGGCCCGGCCTCGCGGAGTTCGTCCTGGAAGGCTTCGATCGGCCCGAACCGGGTGTCTTCGTCCTCGCCGTTCAACGGCCCGTCCAGCCAC from Amycolatopsis sp. EV170708-02-1 includes:
- a CDS encoding YncE family protein, with the protein product MRKRRLLNTVLVTCVAAALGSAPAAAAQDGLRQVLFVGNNWEGTADVIAPSGDYAKIARVNMVPDKDERLTEIYLNPIKLAFFLGIRNGVGEGHDQLVDDLYTTPDGRAVVASRPSFADVVSIDLATGGVNWRFPVSGFRSDHMAVSPDGRSIAVSASTSNTVHVLDIETGRQLGSFKTGDKPHENTYTDGGRYLWNSSIGEVNTALDAPWQDFTKGDRKLTVVDAKTFQQVKVIDMRERLDAFGRKDLSDAVRPVAFTPDESKLYFQVSFFNGLLEYDVATDRITRSKTLPKNPNTSEDRTTWVNDSRHHGLSMSPAGDKLCVAGTMDDYATIVDRASLREGQLVTAAKPYWATVSGDGKHCVISESGSDQVTAIDFATGAKVKSVPVGDHPQRIRIGHVRTGSLRG
- a CDS encoding CdaR family transcriptional regulator; this translates as MAHRSLHDVLAAMAADADVVDEVVRAARTESPEVATLPVSENRRHVAIVLAAGLASFDRPGGAGEQDYAAAAVLGADRAAQGVPLAALLRGVQAGRSRAVEIAVERGKAAGVSDDVMLAALVDFDRNTRALERQVIAGYHEAELELTRTVHDSRARVLRRLLGGDTAAPSAEEVANAGLNPGGRYHCLLSDVGDPYQARVVERRLGATGGVFGLVDGRLTGLAPRLPAPSALGDDVLMVVSPAVPLAEVRGMHALCVMALPTAARSRGLHAVADLAVETALAAQPGLAALLGDTLLSALTPGDDFHEQLVSTALAYLDHGRRLDQTAAALHVHANTVRYRLARLGEITGASLDPPEDDGGTHVRHTVGWWWALRTWRSG
- a CDS encoding sulfatase-like hydrolase/transferase — protein: MSVFTRPALVGLPGDRTAARDIASSAVTTLSAVLVLFALLAPNDLDALTPAAFVRLPVEALLGVAVVLMLRDGARRIVAVSAGALLGLLTVFKAIDIGFGLALDRRFNPVFDWGVLGNGVDLLGTSIGRAGAIASFAGLTLLAVVVIVLMALAVQRLSRVVAGRRTASTRVTAVLSVVWMVCAVSGAQLAPGQPLASRSAVAFAYDDLRQVRAGIRDRQAFAEEVAVDAFRDTPSSGLLNALRGKDVLFTFIESYGRVAVQDSDIAPKVDAVLDAGTARLKNSGYGSRSAFLTSPTTSAGSWLAHSTFQSGVWVDSQHRYDDFVKTDRFTLGGAFKRAGWQTVGVVPAHTEDWPEGKVYGYDRYYDSRNIGYRGPPFSYATMPDQFTLSAFQRAERDRNRPPLMAEIDLVTSHWPWTPLPRTVDWAAVGDGSIYNPMPSQGKTPEEVFTDPAKVRGAYGDSIAYSLNSLVSYVETYGDDDLVLVFLGDHQPNPIVAGAGADHDVPITVVTRDKAVLDKVAAWNWQDGLNPDRNAPVWRMDTFRDRFLTAFAR
- a CDS encoding YafY family protein, which gives rise to MLETSARLLRLLSLLQTPRDWTGTELAERLEVSARTIRNDVERLRALGYPVNATRGSVGGYRLGAGADLPPLLLDDEEAVAVAIGLRTAAGGTIAGVEETSLRALAKLEQVLPSRLRRRVNALQAYTIPVPRDEPGPRVAAETLTVLTACCRDREVLRFGYRAHDGSETVRKTEPYRLVNWGRRWYLVAWDLDRGDWRTFRVDRLTPRIPTGPRFTARELPEDVTDRVRRGVSSAAWRYRADVTVHASAEEVTARINPAVGTVEAVDANTCVLHTGADSIETMAVHLGLLNLPFRVTEPPQLVDYLRELADRYRDATG
- a CDS encoding epoxide hydrolase family protein; protein product: MNANTEIKPFRVEVPQAELDDLADRLARVRWANELPADQVTDGVQRGPVTPGWEYGVPLEYVRRLVSYWREGYDWRKWEAKLNEYPQFTTEIDGQNIHFLHVRSPEPDAKPLILTHGWPNSVFEYLDLIDQLTDPVAHGGEAADAFHVVIPSLPGFGFSGPTREKGWNRYRTARAWAELMRRLGYERYGTHGNDAGSFVAPEVGRVDADHVLGVHVTQLFSFPSGDPAEFEGMTEKELEYLQFLQAFNDDMSGYAKLQESAPQNLAHALADSPTGQLAWSAQLLSATSDDHVLTNATLYWLTNTAASAARFYYEDKHTEHPAEPTTAPTGLASFAYDFRPLRRFAERDHANIVSWQEFDRGSHWATQDAPDLLVGDIRTFFRKLS
- a CDS encoding aldo/keto reductase, with translation MEKVELGRTGRKVSQVSLGCMTMGTATDERTSARILDAYLDDGGDFLDTANCYSWWVPGAAGGESEELLGKLLKGRRDKVFLATKGSAAVADADSARKGYHDDGTADWDYIGRHFEGAGGDVIRRGVDESLRRLGTDHIDLYYIHVDDRATPLEETLAALDEIVRAGKVRQSGWSNVRAWRLERIRALAERHGWAAPVAVQVQHSYLRPVADSASLATGDMLDFLRDNEDIALAAYSSLLRGIYDDSARRLAHPVWQTYAGADGEARMAAVEAVAREVGATGNQVALAWLLRQTSPRVLPLIGPRTWEHYEAIRPAFTLELGAEAMAVLDGAGAS
- a CDS encoding PLP-dependent aminotransferase family protein; translation: MTESQTNLAWDVLLDLSGPGPRHERLARALRTVIREGTLGSGAALPPSRTLAADLGCSRWVITQAYEQLIAEGYLAARTGSGTVVRWSASGAEPAKPAARKVSPPEIDLAPGLPDLRHFPRTRWAEALREVLVNAPHGEFGYPVPGGHPRLRAVLADHLRRCRGAVVDDVRIASGVTDAFGRLCRAMLAAGITRVAAEDPGWHILRRVATRAGLDVVSVPVDEDGLRVEEIPPGVRAVLVTPAHQFPTGTVLSPARRAGLLAWAREADGLIIEDDYDAEFRYDRRPVGTVQGMDPARVALLGSVSKTLSPALGLGWYAVPPQWTDRVESSPTPPALDQLAFAAFLERGSYDRHLRAARRRYRARRDALVAALGPLPLSGVAAGLHLVLGLPGGSAAAVVERAAAKGLRVADLDDYRVTPGEPGLVLGYGNLADGSVGTAARLLREAIAR